The Zygosaccharomyces rouxii strain CBS732 chromosome A complete sequence genome window below encodes:
- the PEX29 gene encoding Pex29p (similar to uniprot|Q03370 Saccharomyces cerevisiae YDR479C PEX29 Peroxisomal integral membrane protein involved in regulation of peroxisome size and number genetic interactions suggest that Pex28p and Pex29p act at steps upstream of those mediated by Pex30p Pex31p and Pex32p), with product MSVKLGSGKPSGSSSGGATSTGSSSAGNGSGSSLSSAGIQKLLTDNLVEKIMRMALPPGSDVAINSLAKRKQFAKDRPGLSVNTMSRNFRLMNARLSQPFAILDEIIEVFSWANPAYTISIMLIYTHAVMKPLPTLTSLPIFYLLFGVMVPHYLYMHKPNYSMYLDGNPTPAQGLPLRKPVVPKPVPELSQEFILNLTDLQNHMMIYVSFYDFISVWLTKFAYFTNEKISTAVFFILLVVGLINALFLDTLSKHLPVKGFFVAFGWFLAFMLHPKFREWFLSRVNSEETRLRVLTLTNRFENIINEHLRYTEVRENKLVSVFEIQKFSEKDKCWVLVGFSNDDYTLFSDLRIEQEDIALHCAPTLEEVKPPVEWEWVEAEDSWALDLEPIEWVEQGFIQYVDIDMGTKWVYDLTLEGKRGGYRRRMWTNVCARQMDYHYVDTNGEEEEVVEEDDMVNLARVENYSHGHRRVSRDSMSGSSTHSEETKPAIDRSESNNSINSVISPASPKKLPKGESFSGLGSLTDLLNMTV from the coding sequence ATGAGTGTGAAACTGGGTAGTGGGAAACCTAGTGGATCTAGCTCTGGTGGGGCCACATCTACTGGTAGTAGCAGTGCTGGTAATGGTAGTGGCTCAAGTCTCTCTAGTGCTGGTATCCAAAAACTGCTAACGGACAACCTTGTGGAGAAGATAATGAGGATGGCACTCCCACCAGGGTCAGATGTTGCTATAAACAGTTTGGCAAAGAGGAAACAGTTTGCTAAGGATAGACCTGGTTTGTCTGTCAACACAATGAGTCGAAATTTTAGACTGATGAATGCTAGATTAAGTCAGCCCTTTGCTATACTTGATGAGATAATTGAAGTTTTCAGTTGGGCAAACCCAGCCTACACTATTTCGATTATGTTGATTTATACACATGCAGTTATGAAACCTTTACCCACACTCACTTCGTTACCCATATTTTACCTTCTGTTTGGAGTTATGGTCCCTCATTATCTTTACATGCATAAACCCAATTACTCCATGTATTTGGATGGAAACCCAACACCTGCCCAAGGTCTACCTCTGAGGAAACCTGTGGTACCTAAACCGGTCCCAGAATTGAGCCAAGAATTCATACTAAATCTGACTGATCTGCAAAACCACATGATGATATATGTCTCTTTCTATGATTTCATAAGTGTGTGGTTGACGAAATTTGCCTATTTtacaaatgaaaaaatctCTACTGCTGTATTTTTCATACTGTTAGTGGTAGGCTTAATAAATGCCCTTTTCCTGGACACTCTGAGCAAACATCTACCGGTCAAAGGTTTTTTTGTGGCTTTTGGATGGTTCTTGGCCTTTATGCTTCATCCAAAATTTAGGGAATGGTTTTTATCCAGGGTTAATTCAGAAGAAACAAGACTCAGAGTGTTAACTCTCACCAatagatttgaaaatatcattaaTGAACACCTGCGATACACAGAAGTTAGAGAGAATAAATTAGTATCGGTCTTtgaaatccaaaaattctctgaaaaggataaatgTTGGGTTTTAGTAGGTTTTTCTAACGATGATTACACTTTGTTCTCAGATTTGCGAATAGAACAGGAGGACATTGCACTTCACTGTGCGCCAACTTTAGAAGAAGTTAAACCACCAGTAGAATGGGAATGGGTTGAAGCTGAAGACTCATGGGCATTAGATTTAGAACCCATAGAATGGGTAGAACAGGGATTTATACAATATGTCGATATCGATATGGGTACTAAGTGGGTTTACGATTTAACTTTGGAAGGTAAGAGAGGTGGATACCGTAGACGGATGTGGACTAACGTGTGCGCAAGACAGATGGATTACCATTATGTCGATACGAAcggagaagaagaagaagtagtagaagaagacgatATGGTCAATTTAGCTAGGGTAGAAAACTATTCACACGGCCACCGTAGGGTTAGTAGAGATTCGATGTCAGGATCATCGACCCATTCTGAAGAGACTAAACCCGCAATAGATAGAAGCGAATCAAACAATTCTATCAACAGCGTGATTAGCCCTGCAAGT
- the BUB3 gene encoding Bub3p (similar to uniprot|P26449 Saccharomyces cerevisiae YOR026W BUB3 Kinetochore checkpoint WD40 repeat protein that localizes to kinetochores during prophase and metaphase delays anaphase in the presence of unattached kinetochores forms complexes with Mad1p-Bub1p and with Cdc20p binds Mad2p and Mad3p), whose product MAVHDVVEVDEVAEDYLSDVVIMGSLRQLVVTAWDGTLSIYDYDEQERRVSLNTVLRHAFPLLSCCVLFPSGGYKPEIYCGDVQGQVLLVDLELGKFIPMGGNTAQLGISSLCSYKNQVICGSWDGFLQVIDCRSQNVVYQQRLNDKILSIDAHGDKLVVATTKNTVLWWKLPLQASDFGAEVESGLKFQTRRIKLTPRGDGYVSSSLDGRVAVEFFQDDTKKFAFRCHRMNLADTSFVFPVNALAFVPNSTILYTGGSDGCVSCWNLATRKKVDQLAKFNENSVVQLDCDGKILCVATSDDSFKTNAVVNQDTELQASRLYLVFLN is encoded by the coding sequence ATGGCTGTTCACGATGTGGTGGAGGTTGATGAAGTTGCCGAAGATTATTTAAGTGACGTAGTTATTATGGGATCCCTACGACAGCTAGTTGTAACAGCTTGGGATGGTACGCTTTCAATATATGATtatgatgaacaagaaagaaGGGTTAGTCTGAATACTGTGCTGCGACATGCTTTCCCATTATTGAGCTGCTGCGTACTTTTCCCCAGTGGTGGTTACAAGCCAGAGATATATTGTGGTGATGTACAGGGCCAAGTCCTATTGGtagatttagaattggGAAAATTCATACCAATGGGGGGCAATACAGCTCAGTTGGGAATTTCCAGTCTTTGCAGTTATAAGAATCAAGTCATATGTGGATCTTGGGATGGCTTTTTACAAGTTATTGATTGTCGAAGTCAAAATGTTGTGTATCAGCAGCGGTTGAATGATAAAATATTGAGCATAGATGCACATGGAGACAAGCTGGTAGTTGCCACTACGAAGAATACGGTGCTTTGGTGGAAATTGCCCTTGCAGGCTAGTGATTTTGGTGCAGAAGTGGAATCAGGACTAAAGTTTCAGACAAGACGTATAAAATTGACACCGAGAGGTGATGGATACGTTTCCAGCTCATTGGATGGACGTGTGGCtgtagaatttttccaagatgaTACAAAGAAGTTTGCCTTTAGATGTCATCGAATGAATTTGGCTGATACGAGTTTTGTATTCCCCGTCAATGCATTAGCGTTTGTACCGAATTCCACTATTCTATATACTGGTGGATCAGATGGATGTGTGTCTTGTTGGAATTTAGCTACGAGAAAGAAAGTGGATCAATTGGCaaaatttaatgaaaacaGTGTCGTACAGCTGGACTGTGACGGTAAAATTCTTTGTGTGGCCACTTCTGATGACTCTTTCAAAACGAATGCAGTTGTTAACCAAGATACGGAATTACAAGCTAGTAGACTCTATTTAGTATTCTTAAACTAG
- the RKM4 gene encoding ribosomal lysine N-methyltransferase (similar to uniprot|Q07015 Saccharomyces cerevisiae YDR257C SET7 Nuclear protein that contains a SET-domain which have been shown to mediate methyltransferase activity in other proteins), which yields MMASFDEATDGFYHWLVSSARIEISPKIFVGDLRSVNQGRCVLASQDIGSDEVLFEIPRSSVLNVATSQLVRDFPQLKDVFWQELGHWEGLILCMVYEIKVMGQQSFWWNYLQVLPKSQDLNTLVYWSADQLAALEPSLVVGRLGADESQEMYRQILKYIQNFGPEFQSKIGQLTFEEFVHVASVIMSYSFDVDLKGEDDEDDEDEDEGEEEEGESNVAHDKYMKSMVPLADTLNADTKQFNAHLVYDKESLKMVSVKPIKMGQQVYNFYGEHPNAEILRRYGYVEWDGSQFDFGELPLSCITQVLQREAPEEFFQICLQLLQNDETILEHLDQEQIVLESYDCFIDGQVIPECLLLLQVLTVILQIPNVGENLERELQRVVKKCLQLVESGRLTIKCLKLFEHCIDERLRQYPNHSFREVTPIHQYVHDVDVQRGIMAQRVLQSEVESLQNCYLSLGEKFQVIDDVKLMDNILKKRVAPAQKTKNESKRKRTH from the coding sequence ATGATGGCGTCATTCGATGAAGCCACAGATGGATTTTATCATTGGTTAGTATCCTCTGccagaattgaaatttcccCCAAGATATTCGTTGGTGATTTGCGAAGTGTAAATCAAGGTAGATGTGTGCTTGCGTCCCAGGATATAGGCTCTGATGAAGTGCTATTTGAGATCCCCAGATCTTCAGTTCTAAACGTGGCGACTTCTCAACTTGTTCGTGATTTCCCGCAGCTAAAAGATGTATTTTGGCAGGAATTGGGACATTGGGAAGGTTTAATCCTTTGTATGGTTTACGAGATTAAAGTGATGGGACAACAGAGTTTCTGGTGGAACTATTTACAAGTGCTACCAAAATCCCAAGATCTGAATACTTTGGTATACTGGTCCGCTGATCAGTTGGCGGCATTAGAGCCTTCTCTAGTGGTGGGTAGATTGGGAGCCGACGAATCTCAAGAAATGTACCGCCAAATACTAAAATACATACAAAACTTTGGCCCCGAATTTCAATCGAAAATTGGCCAATTgacatttgaagaatttgtgCATGTGGCAAGTGTTATCATGTCATATTCATTTGATGTGGATTTAAAgggtgaagatgatgaagatgatgaggatgaagatgagggcgaagaagaagaaggggAATCGAATGTGGCCCATGATAAATATATGAAATCGATGGTCCCTTTGGCAGATACTCTAAATGCAGATACAAAACAATTCAACGCACACTTGGTTTACGATAAAGAAAGTTTAAAGATGGTTTCTGTGAAACCTATCAAGATGGGCCAACAAGTTTACAATTTTTATGGTGAACATCCTAACGCAGAAATCTTAAGAAGATACGGTTATGTGGAATGGGATGGATCtcaatttgattttggtgaaCTGCCGTTGTCATGTATTACACAAGTATTGCAAAGAGAAGCACCAGAggaattctttcaaatctgttTGCAGTTATTACAGAATGATGAAACTATCTTAGAACATTTGGACCAGGAGCAGATCGTCCTAGAGTCCTATGATTGCTTCATTGATGGCCAGGTTATTCCTGAATGCCTGTTACTCTTACAAGTTCTAACGGTTATTTTACAGATCCCCAATGTAGGTGAAAATTTAGAGAGAGAGTTGCAAAGAGTGGTTAAAAAGTGCTTACAGCTAGTGGAAAGTGGTCGTCTGACAATCAAATGCTTGAAATTGTTCGAACACTGCATAGACGAACGTCTACGGCAATATCCAAACCATTCCTTCAGAGAAGTAAcaccaattcatcaatatgTACATGATGTGGATGTTCAGAGAGGGATTATGGCTCAAAGAGTGCTACAAAGTGAAGTAGAATCCCTACAAAATTGTTACCTTTCCTTGGgggaaaaattccaagtcATAGACGATGTTAAGCTTATGGAtaatattttaaagaaaagagttgCACCTGCTCAAAAGACTAAAAACGAGTCCAAGAGAAAACGTACGCATTAG
- the STI1 gene encoding Hsp90 cochaperone STI1 (highly similar to uniprot|P15705 Saccharomyces cerevisiae YOR027W STI1 Heat shock protein also induced by canavanine and entry into stationary phase), translated as MSADEFKQQGNAAFLAKDYVKAIDLFTKAIEVSETPNHVLYSNRSACYASNKKFEEALKDAEECVKISPSWSKGYNRVGAAQFGLSQLDEAEKSYKRALELDSSNKAAKDGLEHVQSAKAGPQMPDLGLSQMFNDPNLIQNLKNNPKTADMMKDPQLVAKLEGYRNNPQSISQDLFTDKRLMTIMAALLGIDLNMGDPSAGSEAQESAKPKEPESNPEPRKEPKQEPKQEPEAMEVDEEPNSRVAAEAEKAEGNKLYKARQFEEAIEHYNKAWELHKDITYLNNRSAAEFEKGDYDTAIKTLNDAVEQGRELRADYKTIAKSFARIGNAYYKLKDLRKAIEHYNRSLTEHRTAEVLNKLRSTEKELKKAESEAYVNPEKAEEARLQGKEFFTKGDWPNAVKAYTEMVKRAPQDARGFSNRAAALAKLMSFPEAIEDCNKAVSIDPNFVRAYIRKATAQIAVKEFAAAIETLNIAREKDAQVNKGANVREIDQLHAKASSQRFQPASDNETPEQTYERAMRDPEVASIMKDPVMQSILSQAQQDPAALQEHIKNPEVFNKIQVLIQAGIIRTR; from the coding sequence ATGAGCGCTGATGAATTTAAGCAGCAAGGTAATGCTGCATTTCTTGCAAAAGATTATGTGAAGGCTATCGATCTTTTTACCAAGGCCATTGAAGTTTCAGAAACCCCAAACCACGTTCTATATTCCAACAGGTCTGCATGCTATGCATCTAACAAGAAGTTTGAAGAGGCATTGAAAGATGCTGAGGAGTGTGTTAAGATTAGTCCTAGCTGGTCTAAAGGTTATAACAGAGTGGGAGCCGCCCAATTTGGTCTTTCTCAATTGGATGAAGCTGAGAAGAGTTACAAGAGAGCATTAGAATTGGATTCCAGTAATAAGGCTGCAAAAGATGGGTTAGAACATGTGCAAAGTGCAAAGGCAGGTCCTCAAATGCCAGATTTAGGTCTTTCTCAAATGTTTAACGACCCtaatttgatccaaaatttgaagaataatCCAAAGACTGCTGATATGATGAAAGATCCACAATTGGTGGCTAAATTAGAAGGTTACAGGAATAACCCACAGTCAATCAGTCAGGATCTCTTCACCGACAAAAGGTTAATGACTATTATGGCTGCCTTGTTGGGTATTGACTTGAACATGGGTGATCCTAGTGCTGGTAGTGAGGCACAAGAATCTGCCAAGCCAAAAGAACCAGAATCAAATCCAGAACCTagaaaagaaccaaaacaaGAGCCAAAGCAAGAACCAGAAGCCATggaagttgatgaagaacctAACTCCAGAGTTGCCGCAGAAGCGGAGAAAGCCGAAGGTAATAAGCTTTACAAAGCCCGTCAATTTGAAGAGGCCATCGAACATTACAACAAGGCCTGGGAATTACACAAGGATATCACTTACTTGAACAACCGTTCTGCAGCTGAATTCGAAAAAGGTGATTACGATACTGCAATCAAGACTTTGAATGATGCCGTGGAACAAGGTAGGGAATTGAGGGCTGATTACAAGACTATTGCCAAGTCATTCGCTCGTATTGGTAATGCTTACTACAAgttgaaagatttgagGAAAGCAATTGAACATTACAACAGATCTTTGACTGAGCACAGAACTGCTGAAGTTCTCAACAAACTGAGATCCACTGAGAAGGAGCTAAAGAAAGCCGAATCTGAAGCCTACGTCAATCCTGAAAAGGCAGAAGAAGCTCGTTTACAAGGTAAGGAATTCTTCACCAAGGGTGATTGGCCAAATGCTGTCAAGGCTTACACAGAAATGGTTAAGAGAGCTCCTCAAGATGCCAGAGGTTTCTCCAACAGAGCTGCTGCATTGGCAAAACTAATGTCTTTCCCTGAAGCTATCGAAGATTGTAACAAAGCTGTTTCCATTGATCCAAATTTCGTCAGAGCTTACATTAGAAAGGCAACTGCTCAAATTGCTGTCAAAGAATTTGCAGCCGCTATTGAGACTCTAAACATTGCTCGTGAAAAGGACGCTCAAGTAAACAAGGGTGCTAACGTtagagaaattgatcaactACATGCCAAGGCTTCCAGTCAAAGATTCCAACCAGCTAGTGACAACGAAACTCCAGAACAGACTTACGAAAGAGCAATGAGAGATCCTGAAGTTGCATCTATCATGAAAGACCCTGTGATGCAAAGTATCTTATCTCAAGCTCAACAAGATCCTGCTGCTCTACAGGAACACATCAAGAATCCTGAAGTGTTCAACAAGATTCAAGTTTTGATCCAAGCAGGTATCATCCGTACTCGTTAA
- the ORA1 gene encoding oxidoreductase (highly similar to uniprot|Q05016 Saccharomyces cerevisiae YMR226C NADP()-dependent dehydrogenase acts on serine L-allo-threonine and other 3-hydroxy acids) codes for MSQGVKAAERLAGKTVFITGASAGIGQATAKEYLDASNGQIKLILAARRLEKLHEFKEQTTKSYPSAQVHIGKLDVTAIDTIKPFLDKLPKEFQDIDILINNAGKALGTDKVGDIADEDVEGMFDTNVLGLIKVTQAVLPIFKRKNSGDVVNISSVAGREAYPGGSIYCATKHAVKAFTESLRKELVDTKIRVMSIDPGNVETEFSMVRFRGDTEKAKKVYQDTVPLYADDIADLIVYATSRKQNTVIADTLIFSSNQASPYHLYRGSQDKTN; via the coding sequence ATGTCACAAGGTGTCAAAGCTGCTGAAAGACTAGCTGGTAAGACTGTATTCATTACAGGTGCTTCTGCAGGTATCGGTCAAGCAACTGCAAAGGAATATTTGGATGCATCCAATGGTCAAATTAAATTGATCTTGGCTGCAAGAAGATTAGAGAAATTACACGAGTTTAAAGAACAAACTACAAAGAGTTACCCAAGCGCTCAAGTCCacattggtaaattggaCGTCACTGCAATTGACACCATAAAACcatttttggataaattacCAAAGGAATTTCAAGATATCGATATTTTGATCAACAATGCCGGTAAGGCATTAGGTACTGATAAAGTTGGTGATATTGCAGATGAAGACGTGGAAGGTATGTTCGACACCAATGTCTTGGGGTTAATCAAAGTTACTCAAGCTGTTTTACCtatcttcaaaagaaaaaattctgGTGATGTCGTTAACATTAGTTCGGTTGCTGGTAGAGAGGCATACCCAGGTGGTTCCATTTACTGTGCTACTAAACACGCTGTTAAGGCATTCACTGAAAGTTTGCGTAAGGAATTAGTCGATACAAAAATCAGAGTCATGAGTATTGATCCTGGTAATGTAGAGACCGAATTTTCTATGGTTAGATTCCGTGGTGATACAGAAAAGGCAAAGAAGGTTTACCAAGACACTGTCCCATTATATGCAGATGACATTGCAGATTTAATCGTCTATGCAACCTCTAGAAAGCAAAACACTGTCATTGCTGACACTTTGATCTTCTCTTCTAACCAGGCATCACCATACCACCTCTACAGAGGCTCTCAAGACaaaaccaattga